One genomic segment of Erpetoichthys calabaricus chromosome 7, fErpCal1.3, whole genome shotgun sequence includes these proteins:
- the ela3l gene encoding elastase 3 like isoform X1, whose amino-acid sequence MIPVVLLAIFTVSAYGCGVPPIEPSVTRVVNGVDARPHSWPWQISLQYLKNDEWRHTCGGSLISTNWVMTAAHCINKAFTYRVEVGKHNLLEVEADSRAILVEKMIVHEKWNPILVALGNDIALVKLAEHVTLSSSIQLACIPDPGTILPNKEPCYITGWGRLYTNGPISDNLQQALMPVVDYDTCSKPDWWGFGLRNTMVCAGGDGIVGGCNGDSGGPLNCRNGHGIWEVHGIASFVSGLGCNYEKKPTVFTRVSAFNDWIEKVQVSTSY is encoded by the exons ATGATTCCAGTCGTACTGCTTGCTATCTTCACTGTCAGTG CCTATGGGTGTGGAGTTCCCCCCATTGAGCCTTCTGTCACCAGGGTGGTGAATGGAGTGGACGCCCGTCCACACAGCTGGCCATGGCAG ATCTCTCTGCAGTACCTAAAGAATGATGAATGGAGGCACACTTGTGGAGGCTCTCTGATTTCTACTAACTGGGTAATGACAGCTGCACACTGTATCAA CAAAGCATTCACCTATAGAGTTGAAGTGGGAAAGCACAACCTTTTGGAAGTTGAGGCAGACTCCAGGGCCATTCTTGTGGAAAAGATGATTGTTCATGAAAAATGGAACCCTATTCTGGTTGCTCTAGG GAATGATATTGCACTTGTTAAACTGGCTGAACATGTTACTTTGAGCAGCAGTATCCAGCTGGCATGCATCCCTGACCCTGGCACAATCCTGCCCAACAAAGAACCATGTTACATCACAGGCTGGGGCCGACTTTACA CAAATGGACCAATTTCTGACAATTTACAGCAAGCTCTTATGCCAGTGGTAGATTATGACACCTGTTCTAAACCAGACTGGTGGGGATTTGGATTAAGAAACACTATGGTTTGTGCAGGAGGTGATGGCATTGTTGGTGGATGCAAT GGTGATTCTGGTGGTCCCCTGAACTGCAGGAATGGTCATGGGATCTGGGAGGTTCATGGTATCGCAAGCTTTGTGTCTGGGTTGGGCTGCAACTATGAGAAGAAACCAACAGTCTTCACTCGCGTGTCAGCCTTCAATGATTGGATTGAAAAGGTACAAGTTAGcacttcttattaa
- the ela3l gene encoding elastase 3 like isoform X2, translated as MIPVVLLAIFTVSAYGCGVPPIEPSVTRVVNGVDARPHSWPWQISLQYLKNDEWRHTCGGSLISTNWVMTAAHCINKAFTYRVEVGKHNLLEVEADSRAILVEKMIVHEKWNPILVALGNDIALVKLAEHVTLSSSIQLACIPDPGTILPNKEPCYITGWGRLYTNGPISDNLQQALMPVVDYDTCSKPDWWGFGLRNTMVCAGGDGIVGGCNGDSGGPLNCRNGHGIWEVHGIASFVSGLGCNYEKKPTVFTRVSAFNDWIEKAIAEN; from the exons ATGATTCCAGTCGTACTGCTTGCTATCTTCACTGTCAGTG CCTATGGGTGTGGAGTTCCCCCCATTGAGCCTTCTGTCACCAGGGTGGTGAATGGAGTGGACGCCCGTCCACACAGCTGGCCATGGCAG ATCTCTCTGCAGTACCTAAAGAATGATGAATGGAGGCACACTTGTGGAGGCTCTCTGATTTCTACTAACTGGGTAATGACAGCTGCACACTGTATCAA CAAAGCATTCACCTATAGAGTTGAAGTGGGAAAGCACAACCTTTTGGAAGTTGAGGCAGACTCCAGGGCCATTCTTGTGGAAAAGATGATTGTTCATGAAAAATGGAACCCTATTCTGGTTGCTCTAGG GAATGATATTGCACTTGTTAAACTGGCTGAACATGTTACTTTGAGCAGCAGTATCCAGCTGGCATGCATCCCTGACCCTGGCACAATCCTGCCCAACAAAGAACCATGTTACATCACAGGCTGGGGCCGACTTTACA CAAATGGACCAATTTCTGACAATTTACAGCAAGCTCTTATGCCAGTGGTAGATTATGACACCTGTTCTAAACCAGACTGGTGGGGATTTGGATTAAGAAACACTATGGTTTGTGCAGGAGGTGATGGCATTGTTGGTGGATGCAAT GGTGATTCTGGTGGTCCCCTGAACTGCAGGAATGGTCATGGGATCTGGGAGGTTCATGGTATCGCAAGCTTTGTGTCTGGGTTGGGCTGCAACTATGAGAAGAAACCAACAGTCTTCACTCGCGTGTCAGCCTTCAATGATTGGATTGAAAAG gCTATTGCTGAAAACTAA